A genomic window from Microbacterium sp. H1-D42 includes:
- a CDS encoding RidA family protein, whose translation MSIAARLDELGIELPAVSAPVAAYVPAVVHGGLVYTSGQLPFVGGVLPATGKVGAEVDAEDAKVYARTCALNALAAAAAAAGGVDRIAGVLRVGGFVASAPAFTGQPGVVNGSSEVLGEIFGDAGKHARAAVGVAVLPLDTPVEVEVTFILA comes from the coding sequence GTGAGCATCGCAGCGCGTCTGGACGAGCTCGGCATCGAGCTGCCCGCTGTCTCGGCCCCGGTGGCTGCGTACGTCCCCGCCGTCGTGCACGGCGGCCTGGTCTACACCTCAGGGCAGCTGCCGTTCGTCGGCGGCGTGCTTCCTGCGACCGGCAAGGTCGGCGCAGAGGTGGATGCTGAGGATGCCAAGGTCTACGCCCGCACCTGCGCGCTGAACGCCCTCGCTGCCGCTGCCGCCGCTGCCGGCGGCGTCGACCGGATCGCCGGTGTGCTGCGGGTCGGCGGATTCGTGGCATCCGCCCCCGCCTTCACCGGCCAGCCCGGTGTCGTCAACGGATCCAGCGAAGTGCTCGGCGAGATCTTCGGCGATGCAGGCAAGCACGCGCGCGCCGCCGTCGGCGTCGCGGTGCTGCCGCTGGACACGCCGGTCGAGGTCGAGGTGACCTTCATCCTCGCCTGA
- the acs gene encoding acetate--CoA ligase, which translates to MSSQIDHLLDESRRFPPSDEFAAQTIDDPALYERAAADREAFWGDQARESVTWHKPFTQVLDWSNPPFAKWFDDGELNVAYNCLDRHVEAGLGDRVAILWEGEPGDERRITYAELTDEVKRTANVLAGLGIGHGDRVAIYLPMIPEAIVSMLAVARLGAIHSVVFGGFSADSLRSRIDDAGAKVVITADGGYRKGKVSALKPAVDQALSDRNGEGEQQTVEHVLVVKRGGNEVDWHERDLWWHDVVPAASAEHEAQAFPAENPLFILYTSGTTGKPKGILHTSGGYLVQAAYTHKYVFDLHPETDVFWCTADIGWVTGHSYVAYGPLANGATQVLFEGTPDAPHAGRWWEIIQKYGVSILYTAPTAIRSFMKLGRQIPQEFDLSSLRLLGSVGEPINPEAWMWYREVIGADKTPIVDTWWQTETGAIMVSALPGITATKPGSAQVPIPGISIDVTDDDGNEVGNGNGGLLVITEPWPSMLRGIWGDPERYKETYWEKFEDKGYYFAGDGARLDEDGDLWLLGRVDDVMNVSGHRLSTTEIESSLVAHEATAEAAVVGAADETTGQAVVAFVIIKQSYLDAHSPEGLTALLRAWVGEQIGPIARPRDVYIVPELPKTRSGKIMRRLLRDVAEGREVGDVTTLADTLVMSTISSQVK; encoded by the coding sequence ATGAGCAGTCAGATCGATCACCTCCTCGATGAGTCGCGGAGGTTCCCGCCCTCGGACGAGTTCGCTGCCCAGACCATCGACGATCCCGCACTGTACGAGCGGGCTGCAGCCGATCGCGAGGCGTTCTGGGGAGACCAGGCCCGCGAGAGCGTGACCTGGCACAAGCCGTTCACGCAGGTGCTGGACTGGTCGAACCCGCCGTTCGCGAAGTGGTTCGACGACGGCGAGCTCAACGTCGCCTACAACTGCCTCGACCGTCACGTCGAGGCCGGTCTCGGCGACCGGGTGGCCATCCTGTGGGAGGGCGAACCGGGCGATGAGCGTCGCATCACGTACGCCGAGCTGACCGACGAGGTCAAGCGCACCGCCAACGTGCTGGCCGGGCTCGGCATCGGTCACGGCGACCGTGTCGCCATCTACCTGCCGATGATCCCTGAGGCGATCGTCTCGATGCTGGCCGTCGCGCGGCTCGGCGCCATCCACTCCGTCGTGTTCGGCGGGTTCAGTGCCGACAGCCTGCGCTCGCGCATCGACGATGCCGGTGCGAAGGTCGTCATCACCGCAGACGGCGGCTACCGCAAGGGCAAGGTCTCGGCTCTGAAGCCCGCTGTCGACCAGGCGCTCAGCGACCGCAACGGCGAAGGCGAGCAGCAGACCGTCGAGCACGTGCTCGTCGTCAAGCGCGGCGGCAACGAGGTCGACTGGCATGAGCGCGACCTCTGGTGGCACGACGTCGTCCCGGCGGCTTCCGCCGAGCACGAGGCGCAGGCCTTCCCTGCCGAGAACCCGCTGTTCATCCTGTACACGTCTGGTACCACCGGAAAGCCGAAGGGCATTCTGCACACCTCTGGCGGCTACCTCGTGCAGGCCGCGTACACGCACAAGTACGTGTTCGACCTGCACCCCGAAACCGATGTGTTCTGGTGCACGGCCGACATCGGCTGGGTCACCGGACACAGCTACGTCGCCTACGGCCCGCTGGCCAACGGCGCCACCCAGGTGCTGTTCGAGGGCACGCCTGACGCCCCGCACGCAGGGCGCTGGTGGGAGATCATCCAGAAGTACGGCGTCAGCATCCTCTACACCGCGCCGACGGCGATCCGCTCGTTCATGAAGCTCGGCCGGCAGATCCCGCAGGAGTTCGACCTGTCGAGCCTTCGCCTGCTCGGTTCGGTGGGCGAGCCCATCAACCCCGAGGCATGGATGTGGTACCGCGAGGTGATCGGCGCCGACAAGACGCCCATCGTCGACACCTGGTGGCAGACCGAGACCGGCGCCATCATGGTCTCGGCGCTGCCCGGCATCACGGCGACCAAGCCCGGCTCCGCCCAGGTGCCGATCCCCGGGATCTCGATCGACGTGACCGACGACGACGGCAACGAGGTCGGCAACGGCAACGGCGGTCTGCTCGTGATCACCGAACCGTGGCCGAGCATGCTGCGCGGCATCTGGGGAGACCCCGAGCGCTACAAGGAGACCTACTGGGAGAAGTTCGAGGACAAGGGCTACTACTTCGCCGGCGACGGTGCGCGCCTCGACGAGGACGGCGACCTGTGGCTGCTCGGCCGCGTCGACGACGTGATGAACGTGTCGGGGCACCGCCTGTCGACCACCGAGATCGAGTCGTCGCTGGTCGCCCATGAGGCCACCGCAGAGGCGGCAGTGGTCGGCGCCGCCGATGAGACCACCGGGCAGGCCGTGGTCGCGTTCGTCATCATCAAGCAGAGCTACCTCGACGCGCACTCCCCCGAGGGTCTCACCGCCCTGCTACGTGCCTGGGTCGGCGAGCAGATCGGCCCGATCGCGCGTCCGCGTGACGTGTACATCGTGCCGGAGCTGCCCAAGACTCGCTCCGGCAAGATCATGCGCCGCCTGCTGCGCGATGTCGCAGAGGGCCGCGAGGTCGGAGATGTCACGACGCTCGCCGACACGCTGGTGATGAGCACGATCTCGAGCCAGGTCAAGTAA
- a CDS encoding TadA family conjugal transfer-associated ATPase has translation MADPFVLRPRGVPSPTATAEAPSAPTLSVDPAFGALAEHVQDAGVTDIFVNGAHGLFIDRGDGAEQVADWRASEREVRDLAVALVAAGGRHLDDQSPCVDVRLDSGIRVHAVLAPVSTSGTALSIRVPRVLGADLDALAASGTFSAAQRAWLGALVAQRANVLITGGTGTGKTTLLSALLSEVGGSERIVTIEDVAELRPRHPHHVSLEARQANLEGAGRITLAVLVRESLRMRPDRLVVGECRGEEVRELLTALNTGHDGGAGTLHASSLADVPARMEALGALAGMDAVALARQVVSAFTVVLHLQRDTDGRRHIARAGRFVLSADRLDIEEVSPW, from the coding sequence ATGGCTGATCCCTTCGTGCTCCGACCTCGCGGTGTGCCGTCCCCGACGGCGACGGCCGAGGCCCCGTCTGCGCCGACCTTGTCGGTCGACCCCGCCTTCGGTGCACTGGCCGAGCATGTGCAGGATGCCGGGGTCACCGACATCTTCGTCAACGGCGCTCACGGACTCTTCATCGATCGTGGGGATGGTGCAGAGCAGGTCGCCGACTGGCGGGCATCCGAGCGCGAAGTGCGCGACCTCGCCGTCGCCCTGGTGGCCGCCGGTGGCCGACACCTCGACGATCAGTCGCCGTGCGTCGACGTGCGACTGGATTCGGGCATCCGCGTGCACGCCGTGCTGGCGCCGGTCTCGACATCCGGCACCGCGCTGTCGATCCGCGTGCCGCGCGTGCTCGGGGCCGACCTCGATGCGCTGGCCGCCTCCGGTACCTTCTCGGCAGCACAGCGCGCGTGGCTGGGCGCGCTGGTCGCACAGCGGGCGAACGTGCTGATCACCGGTGGCACCGGCACCGGAAAGACCACGCTGCTCTCGGCGCTGCTGTCGGAGGTCGGCGGCAGCGAGAGGATCGTCACGATCGAGGATGTCGCCGAGCTGCGCCCGCGGCATCCGCATCACGTCTCGCTGGAGGCTCGGCAGGCGAACCTCGAGGGGGCGGGCCGGATCACCCTGGCGGTGCTGGTGCGCGAGTCCCTGCGAATGCGTCCGGATCGGCTCGTGGTGGGGGAGTGCCGCGGAGAAGAGGTGCGCGAGCTGCTCACCGCGTTGAACACGGGGCACGACGGCGGCGCCGGAACGCTGCATGCCAGCAGCCTCGCCGACGTCCCCGCACGCATGGAGGCACTCGGGGCGCTCGCCGGGATGGATGCCGTCGCTCTCGCCCGGCAGGTGGTCAGCGCGTTCACCGTGGTGCTGCACCTGCAGCGCGACACCGACGGTCGGCGGCATATCGCTCGCGCCGGGCGGTTCGTGCTCTCCGCAGACCGGCTGGACATCGAGGAGGTGTCGCCGTGGTGA
- a CDS encoding type II secretion system F family protein yields MVTVARRTGGLFRRRGADAVASRPGDAAAAVRTLAVLLQAGARPMTAWQHLAESGDPVAGRVVDRCASGAELVGAIDAEGGAWSDVAAAWEIATTVGAPLADVLRALAESLQDAASAADDVRIALAEPTGTARLLLWLPFAGLLLGLALGFDTVGVLFTNPFGAVCVGLGILLVLVARWWTARMVRAAQPAPGTPGMHAELVAVALAGGVGIPRALRLVEHSPADLLADRSSTDAVLELSRSAGVPAGELLRASASQQRHDARVQGRVRAARLSSKLLLPLGACTLPAFLLLGVAPLMLSVLSSTPLPI; encoded by the coding sequence GTGGTGACCGTGGCGCGGCGCACAGGCGGGCTGTTCCGGCGCAGGGGAGCGGATGCTGTCGCTTCGCGCCCAGGTGATGCGGCCGCCGCGGTGCGCACACTTGCCGTCCTGTTGCAGGCCGGCGCGCGTCCGATGACGGCGTGGCAGCACCTTGCCGAGAGTGGTGATCCAGTCGCAGGGCGCGTGGTCGACCGCTGCGCCTCTGGTGCCGAGCTCGTCGGCGCGATCGATGCCGAGGGCGGTGCGTGGTCTGACGTCGCGGCGGCCTGGGAGATCGCGACCACAGTGGGCGCGCCCCTGGCCGATGTGCTGCGCGCGCTGGCCGAATCGCTGCAGGACGCAGCCTCCGCTGCCGACGATGTGCGCATCGCACTGGCCGAACCCACCGGCACAGCGCGGCTGCTGCTGTGGCTGCCGTTCGCAGGACTCCTGCTCGGACTCGCCCTCGGCTTCGACACCGTCGGGGTGCTGTTCACCAATCCGTTCGGCGCCGTGTGCGTGGGGTTGGGCATCCTGTTGGTGCTCGTGGCCCGATGGTGGACCGCGCGGATGGTGCGCGCCGCACAGCCGGCGCCGGGCACCCCTGGGATGCACGCCGAACTCGTCGCCGTCGCGCTCGCCGGCGGCGTGGGCATCCCGCGTGCGCTGCGGCTCGTCGAGCACAGCCCAGCCGATCTGCTCGCCGACCGTTCGAGCACGGACGCCGTGCTCGAGCTGTCCCGCTCGGCAGGGGTTCCGGCCGGCGAACTGCTGCGCGCCTCGGCATCCCAGCAGCGACACGACGCCAGGGTGCAGGGCCGTGTGCGCGCCGCGCGGCTCTCTTCGAAGCTGCTGCTGCCGCTCGGCGCGTGCACGCTGCCCGCCTTCCTGCTGCTCGGTGTCGCCCCGCTGATGCTCAGCGTGCTCAGCTCCACGCCGTTGCCGATCTGA